Proteins encoded by one window of Ascochyta rabiei chromosome 1, complete sequence:
- a CDS encoding DNA-directed RNA polymerases II 24 kDa polypeptide (RNA polymerase II subunit 5), translating to MSDEKQPSANLIRMWRVWRTTKEMMNDRGYQVLEDDMNMPLDEFASKYGRADGEPDRSRLNFSCQPGEEMLLKYTMPPTKKDPEPRPQIGTIWVEFNSDENVGLKQLRDYMQHLVNGAFYSGIMVTVKPMTGMAIRLLRGSASLSEGPKGGVEVFVEQDLLVNITKHELVPKHVLLSEEEKQQLLKRYRLKATQLPRIQSTDPVAKFLGLKRGSVVKIIRKSETAGRYASYRWVI from the exons ATGTCCGACGAGAAGCAGCCGAGCGCGAACCTGATCCGCATGTGGAGGGTCTGGCGCACAACCAAGGAGATGATGAACGACCGG GGCTACCAGGTGCTCGAGGACGACATGAACATGCCGCTCGACGAATTCGCCAGCAAATACGGCCGCGCCGACGGCGAGCCTGA CCGCTCGCGCCTCAACTTCTCCTGCCAGCCCGGCGAGGAGATGCTGCTCAAGTACACCATGCCCCCGACCAAGAAGGACCCCGAGCCGCGGCCCCAGATCGGCACCATCTGGGTCGAGTTCAACAGCGACGAGAACGTCGGCCTGAAGCAGCTGCGCGACTACATGCAGCATCTGGTCAACGGCGCCTTCTACTCGGGCATCATGGTCACCGTCAAGCCCATGACCGGCATGGCCATCCGTCTGCTGCGCGGCTCCGCCAGCCTGAGCGAGGGTCCCAAGGGTGGCGTCGAGGTCTTTGTTGAGCAAGATCTGCTGGTCAACATCACCAAGCACGAGTTGGTCCCTAAGCACGTCCTGCTCAGCGAGGAGGAGAAGCAGCAGCTGCTCAAGCGATACCGCCTCAAGGCGACACAGCTCCCCAGGATCCAGTCGACAGACCCTGTCGCAAAGTTTCTAGGGCTGAAGCGCGGCTCCGTCGTCAAGATCATAAGAAAGTCCGAGACCGCTGGTCGCTACGCCAGTTACCGATGGGTCATCTGA
- a CDS encoding [Phosphatase 2A protein]-leucine-carboxy methyltransferase gives MTSSNHIPNLRTLLGPGRGGGLRGRGRGGGGPGSSSDEARDNAVKGTDQDAAGSRLSCVELGYLHDPYARLFAVQPSTRRLPLLNRGSYVRTTAIDMLVAKFLLTHPSAPKQIVSLGAGTDTRFFRLLDAYPDSRLIYHEIDFPTNTLPKIACIQRQPVLHRRLLQIPNTSTSYHSATYNIHALDLRSLAAPSDDAPLPDLPNLDPTLPTLILSEMCLVYLQPSTAQSIISTFTTHYLQPTTPAALVLYEPILPQDAFGRTMISNLQTRNIHLPNLTSYPELGDQRARLTGYGFREGAKAADTNFIWKHWVSEEEKERVASLEMLDELEELELLLKHYCFAWGWRDGQSDVFSKAWADMLEQT, from the exons ATGACATCTTCTAACCACATCCCCAACCTCCGAACGCTCCTCGGCCCCGGCCGCGGGGGAGGCCTCAGAGGCAGAGGGCGCGGCGGGGGCGGGCCCGGCAGCTCCAGCGACGAGGCCAGAGACAACGCCGTCAAGGGAACGGACCAGGATGCGGCGGGGAGCAGGCTGAGCTGTGTCGAGCTGGGCTACCTACACGACCCGTATGCGAGGCTCTTCGCCGTGCAGCCCTCGACAAGGCGGCTGCCGCTGCTGAACAGAG GCTCTTATGTCCGCACCACCGCCATCGACATGCTCGTCGCCAAGTTCCTCCTCACCCATCCCTCCGCGCCAAAGCAGATTGTGTCCCTCGGCGCTGGCACCGACACACGCTTCTTTCGCCTCCTCGACGCCTACCCTGACAGCCGTCTCATATACCACGAGATCGATTTCCCGACCAACACACTGCCCAAGATTGCGTGCATACAGAGACAGCCAGTACTACACCGCAGGCTGCTTCAGATACCCAACACGTCGACATCCTACCACTCCGCAACCTACAACATACACGCGCTCGATCTGCGCTCCTTGGCCGCTCCCTCGGACGATGCGCCGCTACCGGATCTGCCCAACCTCGACCCCACCCTCCCCACCCTGATTCTCTCCGAGATGTGCCTCGTGTACCTCCAGCCTTCGACAGCACAAAGCATAATTTCGACCTTCACCACACACTATCTCCAGCCCACAACACCCGCAGCCCTTGTCCTGTACGAACCCATCTTACCGCAAGATGCCTTTGGCCGTACTATGATATCGAACCTGCAGACACGCAACATACACCTCCCCAATCTCACCTCATACCCAGAGCTTGGCGATCAGCGCGCACGATTGACCGGGTATGGCTTCAGAGAAGGCGCAAAGGCTGCGGATACCAACTTCATCTGGAAGCATTGGGTGAgtgaggaggagaaggaacGTGTCGCGAGCTTGGAAATGCTAGATGAGCTGGAGGAACTCGAGCTCCTGCTCAAGCACTACTGTTTCGCGTGGGGCTGGAGAGATGGACAGAGCGACGTATTCTCCAAAGCCTGGGCGGATATGCTGGAACAGACGTAA
- a CDS encoding [Phosphatase 2A protein]-leucine-carboxy methyltransferase has product MAFGKANQPSFNLFTGVEESPPPEPLRQTFRTTMRASTMTNAPHTVVPDNPVNEDLRAQLNTLRYELETAKQEKAMLKLELDQEIRDAQSRAEADFRKAQQAEATNSQTAKKYEALSKELSEVQTRAANERQDLERRLRQSQEKAQSLQEDYDEVKDDLATSQRQNEHKYNNLQTEHQRLKDSVEDVQTDLVSKVNALQAAQKKLGEREEEVGQLEAEVLRLKAISGDAETLTIIKRELSDQVAHIQKLEALTREQNAELRNFRKQHKAIEVVEEEKRSLQTKLRMMDDLQRQLGEAEMRRQVLEEERDSWTSYLESEGNEDSELQFETPEDLARAFIQERIDKTDLLNKLGEIKPELTVKEANVQALEDEKAKLQAEIQQLKSSATTNIAPNAKEAQARARLERQKALATKEVEFLRAQVKAFDDEAREMQPDSYDAAKSQRIAELEALVDEHRKELDTLQKEFNSIEKLTPTPTTGQKRPLDTTDDNDERVGELRRKNRQLTDDLSALQKRMKLIETEYKAQHSQLKKLKESSRTRVLELKSNPTADAEALKLSTVRTLRSANAQLLAQLEQAQPPPKTVPFATFEAAHDEMEELRHALASSEKKQTRLKQIWAAKSLEFREAVASILGWKLDFMPNGRVKVTSMFKPADDEGENSIVFDGENGTMKVSGGEQSVFAGEIRDQIVYWVEGRKEIPCFLAALTLEFWERGPGAEMTMKL; this is encoded by the coding sequence ATGGCGTTCGGGAAGGCGAACCAGCCGAGCTTCAACCTCTTCACTGGGGTGGAAGAGTCGCCTCCTCCCGAACCGTTGCGCCAAACATTCCGCACAACAATGCGCGCCTCGACAATGACGAATGCGCCGCACACCGTCGTTCCCGACAACCCCGTCAACGAGGACCTACGCGCACAGCTGAACACACTGCGCTATGAGCTCGAGACCGCGAAACAGGAAAAGGCAATGCTCAAGCTCGAGCTCGACCAGGAGATTAGAGACGCGCAAAGCCGCGCCGAAGCAGACTTCCGCAAAGCACAACAGGCGGAAGCAACGAACAGTCAGACAGCCAAGAAGTACGAGGCGCTGTCCAAGGAACTATCCGAGGTCCAGACAAGAGCTGCGAACGAGCGGCAAGATCTGGAGAGGCGACTGAGGCAAAGCCAGGAGAAGGCGCAGTCGTTGCAGGAGGACTATGACGAGGTCAAAGACGACCTAGCGACATCACAGCGGCAAAACGAGCACAAATACAACAACCTACAGACCGAGCACCAGCGTTTGAAAGACAGCGTGGAAGATGTACAGACGGACTTGGTGTCCAAGGTCAACGCGCTGCAGGCggcgcagaagaagctcgGAGAACGAGAGGAGGAGGTCGGCCAGCTCGAGGCGGAGGTGCTGCGTCTGAAGGCTATTTCGGGAGATGCCGAGACATTAACCATAATCAAGAGAGAGTTGTCGGACCAGGTTGCGCACATCCAGAAGCTGGAGGCCTTGACAAGAGAGCAGAATGCTGAGCTCAGAAACTTCAGGAAGCAGCACAAAGCGATTGAGGTGgtcgaagaagagaagagatcGCTTCAAACCAAGCTCCGCATGATGGACGATCTGCAACGACAACTAGGAGAGGCTGAGATGAGAAGGCAGGTGCTTGAGGAGGAGCGGGACTCGTGGACTTCATACCTTGAGTCTGAAGGCAACGAAGATAGCGAGCTCCAGTTCGAGACGCCTGAGGATCTTGCGCGAGCCTTCATCCAGGAGCGGATAGATAAGACGGACCTTTTGAACAAGCTAGGCGAGATCAAGCCTGAGCTCACCGTAAAGGAAGCCAACGTACAAGCACTGGAAGATGAGAAAGCCAAGCTGCAGGCCGAGATCCAGCAACTCAAAAGCTCTGCGACGACGAACATTGCGCCCAACGCAAAGGAAGCACAGGCCCGCGCCAGGCTGGAACGACAAAAGGCACTGGCGACCAAGGAGGTCGAGTTCCTGCGCGCCCAAGTCAAGGCGTTCGACGACGAAGCACGCGAGATGCAACCCGACTCCTACGACGCAGCGAAGTCACAACGGATAGCAGAACTCGAAGCCCTCGTGGATGAACATCGCAAAGAACTTGACACCCTTCAGAAAGAGTTCAACAGCATCGAGAAGCTGACCCCAACCCCGACGACAGGGCAAAAGCGTCCTCTCGATACGACCGATGATAACGACGAGCGTGTCGGCGAACTGCGCCGCAAGAACCGCCAATTGACCGACGATCTGAGCGCGCTGCAGAAGAGGATGAAGCTCATCGAAACAGAATACAAGGCGCAACACTCGCAGCTCAAAAAACTCAAAGAATCGTCCCGCACGCGCGTCCTCGAGCTGAAATCCAACCCCACAGCCGACGCCGAAGCGCTCAAGCTCTCGACGGTGCGCACCCTGCGCTCAGCCAACGCACAGCTCCTCGCGCAGCTCGAGCAAGCGCAGCCGCCGCCCAAAACCGTGCCCTTTGCCACGTTCGAAGCCGCCCACGACGAGATGGAGGAGCTGCGCCACGCGCTCGCCTCGTCGGAGAAGAAGCAAACACGCCTCAAGCAAATCTGGGCCGCCAAGTCCCTCGAGTTCCGCGAAGCCGTCGCCTCGATCCTCGGCTGGAAACTCGATTTCATGCCCAACGGCCGCGTCAAGGTCACGTCCATGTTCAAGCCGGCCGACGACGAGGGCGAGAACAGCATCGTGTTTGATGGCGAGAACGGCACCATGAAGGTTAGCGGCGGCGAGCAGAGCGTCTTTGCCGGCGAGATTCGCGATCAAATTGTCTACTGGGTCGAGGGCAGGAAGGAGATTCCGTGCTTTTTGGCGGCGCTGACTCTCGAGTTTTGGGAACGTGGGCCTGGCGCTGAGATGACGATGAAGCTGTAG